Genomic DNA from Aquipuribacter hungaricus:
TCCCGGCCGGCCAGCTCGTCATCGGCTGGACCAACGACTGGGGGGACGCCGGGGTCGACGCCGCCGCCGGGCGCCCCGACAAGCCGGTCGCGGCGGGGCAGGTCAGCCGCCGCGCCGTGGGGACGGCGGCCGCCGTCGCCGCGCTCGCCTGCGTCGTCGTGTCGCTGCTGCTGGGGCCGGCCGCCGCCGCGGTGTCGCTGCTCGTCGTGGCGTGCGGGGTGGGCTACGACCTGGGGCTCAAGGGCACCCTCGCCAGCCCGCTGCCGTACGCCGTCGCCTTCGGGGTCCTGCCCGCGGTGGCGACCCTCGCGCAGCGCCCCGCCGTGTGGCCGCCCGCGGCCGTCTGCGTCGCCGCGGGCCTGCTCGGGGTGGCGGCGCACCTGGCCAACACCATCCCCGACGCCGAGGAGGACGAGCGGACCGGCGTCCGCGGGCTGCCGCAGCGGCTGGGGCCCCAGGTGTCCGCCCTGCTGGCCGTGCTCGTCATCACCGTCGCCGCCCTCGTCCTGCTGCCCGGCGCGGTCGACGGCGGCGGCGTGCGCGCGGTCGTGGCGACCATGCTGCTGGGCACCGGCGTCCTCGTGGCCGTGCTCGCCGGCGCGCAGGTGCTCGTCACGGGCTGGGCCGGGGGACCGGGGCCGCGCCACGACCGGCGGGCGGTCGGCCGCTCCGCGTTCTGGCTCGTGGTCGCGGCGGCGGCGCTCGTCGTCGCCGGCTTCCTGGCCTCCTGAGCGGCGGGGACCGCCGGGCCGGGGCTGCCCCCGCCGGGCACGGCGCGCGCGCCGGGGCTCAGGGTCGGCGCGCCGCGTGCCGATACCGGGGTGTGCGCCGCATCGAGCACCAGGACGGGCGCCGGAGGACGAGCTGGGTCGTGGCCGGGACGGTGGCCGTGGTCCTCGGGGCCGCCTTCGGCGCGCTGGTGCACGCCCTCCCGGGCGACAGGCTGCTCACCACCGCCGTCGACGACCTGGTCCAGCTCGTGGCCCCGCTCGTAGCGTCCGTGCTCTGCGCGACCACGGCCCGCCGGGCCACCGGACCGGACCGTCGGCTGTGGTGGTGGCTGGCCGCGGCGACCGCGTCCTGGGCCGCCGGGCAGACGGTGTGGAGCTGGTACGAGCTCGTCCTGCGCCGGGAGACGCCGTTCCCGTCGCCCGCCGACGCCGGCTTCCTCGCCTTCCCGCTGCTCGCGGCCACCGGCCTGCTGCTGTGGCACGGCGGTCCCTACCTGTCCGCGGGCGCCCGCGACCTCATCGACGGCGGCCTGCTCGCCGGGGCCCTGCTCATGGTGTCGTGGAAGACCGCCCTCGGCGCCGCCATGCAGGACGGGGCCGGCCCCGGCCTGGGCTTCGTGCTCGGGCTCGCCTACCCCGTGGGGGACCTGGTGTCGGCCACGGTCGTCCTGCTCCTCGTCGCCCGGACCGGGGTGGCGGCCCGGCCGCACGTCGCGCTCATCGCCGCCGGGCTGCTCAGCCTCGCCGTGGCCGACTCCGCCTACGTCTACCTCCTCACCGTCGACGGCTACTCCAGCGGCAACGCCATCAGCGCGGGCTGGGTGACGGGCTTCCTGCTCATCGGCGCCGCCGCGTTCGTCGGCCGCGACCCCGGCGCCGCGGTGGACCAGCGCGACGAGCCCACCCACGGGGTGCTCGTGCTGCCCTACGTGGCGGTGGCCGTGGCCCTGGCGCTCGTCGTGCAGACCGCGCTGCGCGGCCAGGTGCTGTCCAGGCCGGAGGTGCTGCTCGCGACCGCGCTGGCCACGCTCCTGCTGGCCCGGCAGTACCTCGTCGTGCGGGACAACGACCGGCTGCTGCGCGAGGTCCGCCAGCGCGAGGCCGCCCTGGCGCACGAGGTCATGCACGACGGCCTCACCGGGCTGTCCAACCGCGCGATGCTCCTGCAGCGCCTGGACCAGGTCGTCGCCGGCCACCGGCGCCACGGCCGCGGCCTCGTGGTCATGTTCTGCGACCTCGACGGCTTCAAGGCGATCAACGACACCTACGGCCACCTGGCCGGCGACGGGGTGCTGCGCGAGGTCGCGCTGCGGCTGCGCGCCGGCGTCCGCTCCACCGACACCGTCGCCCGGCCCTCCGGCGACGAGTTCGCCGTGCTCATGGAGCCGCCCCACGACGACCCGCTGCGCGTGGCCGGCCGGCTCATCTCCGCCCTGTCGGCGGACGTCGAGCTGCCCGAGGGGACGGTGCGGACCGGCGTGAGCATCGGCATCGCCGTCATCCCGGCCGGCGCCCCCGGCGGCGCGGTGACGTCCCGCTCGCTCATCGCGGCCGCCGACTCGGCGATGTACTCGGCCAAGTCCGGCGGCAAGAACCGCGCCGTGCTCGTCGAGGTCGGCGTCCCGGGGGCCGCCCGTGCCGACGAGACCGTCGGCGACGACCCGCTGCACCGCACCCGCTGACGCAGGACGCCCCCCGCGGCGTCGGCCGGGGAGGGCGTCGAGGTCGTGCCGGTCGCTGCTGTCAGGCGGCGACGAGGCGGCCGGCCGCGAGGACGGCGCTGCGGTGCTGGCGCGGGCTGGCGACGGCCGCACCCACGCGGGTGAAGGCGCGCAGCCGGGCGACGTAGGGCTCGCCGGTGCCGAGCATGACGTCGACGAGGACCGGGCTCACGCCGGTGGCCGACGCGCGCTGGGCGAGGGCGAAGAGGGTCGCGGCGTGGGCGTCGAGGCCGTCGCGGTCGACGACCTCGGCGAGGGCGACGACGGAGGCGGCGTCGAAGCGGGTGCTGCCGACGGTGGCGTCGGTGGCGGTGCTGCTGACGGGGGTGACGGTGCTCGTGGTCATGGCGGTGTGCTCCTCTCGGGCGTCGGGTCCCGCTGCGCTGGGGGACGGTCGTCCGGTCGTGGCTGGATGGGGGTGACGTGCTGGTCAGGTGCCTGCGGTGCCGTGGTGCTGCCCCAACGGTAGGCACTCGGGCCCATAAGGTCCAACGATGATCCCGCATAGATGCGATCGCCTATGCTTATGACCATGACGGCCGTCGGGGACATCGAGACCAAGCACCTGCTCGCCCTCGCGGCGGTCGCCGAGGAGGGCTCGTTCAGCCGTGCCGGCCACGTCCTCGGCTTCAGCCAGTCGGCCATCAGCCAGCAGGTCGCCTCCCTCGAGCGGGCGCTCGGCACGCCGGTGTTCGACCGTCCCGGGGGCCCGCGCCCGCCGTCCCTCACGCCCGCGGGGCGGGTGCTGCTGCGCCACGCCGGCGCGGTGCTCGACCGGCTGGCCGTCGCGGTCGAGGAGCTCGACGAGCTGAAGGCAGGCACGAGCGGCCGGCTGTCCATCGGCACGTTCCAGTCGGTGTCGGTCCAGCTGCTGCCCCAGCTGCTCGGCCGGCTGCGCGAGGAGACCCCGCGCCTGGACGTGCGCCTGGTCGAGGACGAGGTCAACGACCTCGCCGACCGGGTGGTGAGCGACGAGCTCGACCTCGCCTTCGCGGTGGGCCCGGTGACCGACGACCGGGTGGAGTCCCTGCTCGTGCGCCGCGACCCGATGATGGTCGTCGTCCCGCCGTCGTGGGCGCCGGAGGGCGCGACGTCGTTCCCGCTGCGGGACCTGGTGGGGCGGCCGATGATCGGCCAGTCGGTCATGGACTCCTGCCAGCGGCGCATCGACGCGGGCCTCCAGGCCGCCGGCGTCGACCCCTCCTACGTGTTCCGCACCAACGACAACGGGGCCGTCCAGGCCATGGTCCGCGCCGGCATCGGCGCCTCGGTCATGCCGCTGCTGGCCGTCGACGTGGCCGACCCGGGCGTGCGCGTCCTCACTCCCGAGCCGGGGCTGCCGCTGCGCCACATCGAGCTCGTCTGGCGCCGCGGCAGGACGCGCA
This window encodes:
- a CDS encoding diguanylate cyclase domain-containing protein; protein product: MAGTVAVVLGAAFGALVHALPGDRLLTTAVDDLVQLVAPLVASVLCATTARRATGPDRRLWWWLAAATASWAAGQTVWSWYELVLRRETPFPSPADAGFLAFPLLAATGLLLWHGGPYLSAGARDLIDGGLLAGALLMVSWKTALGAAMQDGAGPGLGFVLGLAYPVGDLVSATVVLLLVARTGVAARPHVALIAAGLLSLAVADSAYVYLLTVDGYSSGNAISAGWVTGFLLIGAAAFVGRDPGAAVDQRDEPTHGVLVLPYVAVAVALALVVQTALRGQVLSRPEVLLATALATLLLARQYLVVRDNDRLLREVRQREAALAHEVMHDGLTGLSNRAMLLQRLDQVVAGHRRHGRGLVVMFCDLDGFKAINDTYGHLAGDGVLREVALRLRAGVRSTDTVARPSGDEFAVLMEPPHDDPLRVAGRLISALSADVELPEGTVRTGVSIGIAVIPAGAPGGAVTSRSLIAAADSAMYSAKSGGKNRAVLVEVGVPGAARADETVGDDPLHRTR
- a CDS encoding LysR family transcriptional regulator; this translates as MTAVGDIETKHLLALAAVAEEGSFSRAGHVLGFSQSAISQQVASLERALGTPVFDRPGGPRPPSLTPAGRVLLRHAGAVLDRLAVAVEELDELKAGTSGRLSIGTFQSVSVQLLPQLLGRLREETPRLDVRLVEDEVNDLADRVVSDELDLAFAVGPVTDDRVESLLVRRDPMMVVVPPSWAPEGATSFPLRDLVGRPMIGQSVMDSCQRRIDAGLQAAGVDPSYVFRTNDNGAVQAMVRAGIGASVMPLLAVDVADPGVRVLTPEPGLPLRHIELVWRRGRTRTAAASRFVALAESTADGAGFALGGAGTTESVHA
- a CDS encoding UbiA family prenyltransferase; translation: PAGQLVIGWTNDWGDAGVDAAAGRPDKPVAAGQVSRRAVGTAAAVAALACVVVSLLLGPAAAAVSLLVVACGVGYDLGLKGTLASPLPYAVAFGVLPAVATLAQRPAVWPPAAVCVAAGLLGVAAHLANTIPDAEEDERTGVRGLPQRLGPQVSALLAVLVITVAALVLLPGAVDGGGVRAVVATMLLGTGVLVAVLAGAQVLVTGWAGGPGPRHDRRAVGRSAFWLVVAAAALVVAGFLAS